The following coding sequences are from one Desulfosporosinus orientis DSM 765 window:
- a CDS encoding peptidylprolyl isomerase, producing MKKALLLVFALLLVSLTGCAQKAPVPASPTPAASSNTVTPDVQSGSSKTWATAPVMQIDITKQYHATIHTTMGDIGVNLFAKDAPKTVNNFVFLASNNFYNNVPFHRVIKTFMIQTGDPTGTGTGGPGYEFADELSKAHTYAPGIVAMANAGPNTNGSQFFICSGADSVNLNKSPNYTIFGQVDSGMDVVNKIASVPVGPSPSGEVSAPTTPVLMKSIEIQEK from the coding sequence ATGAAAAAAGCATTATTATTAGTATTTGCATTATTATTAGTATCTCTTACAGGTTGTGCACAAAAAGCACCAGTACCTGCTTCGCCAACTCCAGCAGCTTCATCAAATACTGTAACACCGGATGTACAGTCCGGCAGCTCAAAAACGTGGGCTACAGCTCCAGTAATGCAAATCGATATTACAAAACAATATCATGCGACTATTCACACGACAATGGGTGACATAGGTGTTAACTTGTTTGCAAAAGACGCACCAAAAACAGTTAATAACTTTGTATTCTTAGCGTCTAACAACTTCTACAACAACGTTCCATTCCATAGAGTTATAAAAACTTTTATGATCCAAACTGGAGATCCAACTGGTACTGGAACTGGCGGACCTGGTTATGAATTTGCAGATGAATTGTCCAAAGCGCATACCTACGCACCTGGGATAGTGGCCATGGCTAATGCAGGTCCAAATACAAATGGCAGTCAATTCTTCATTTGCTCAGGTGCTGATTCAGTGAACTTAAACAAAAGTCCAAACTACACAATTTTTGGGCAAGTAGATTCTGGTATGGATGTTGTAAATAAGATAGCAAGTGTACCCGTAGGACCAAGCCCTTCAGGTGAAGTAAGCGCACCAACTACCCCAGTCCTCATGAAGTCCATAGAGATTCAAGAAAAGTAA
- a CDS encoding threonine/serine ThrE exporter family protein, with product MELKKVLFYTKQILSSTLSVGERTGSIVRHDVKKYVFRLSRKTERVLNDMLTKELLSYILDIGEQMLVSGAEVNRVEDSISRICKAYDAKRVDVFTITSSIVVSLQSRSGNTLTQTRRILKYSTDLDKLDRLNNLSHYICAHKPEAEYIRNEIEKIGIRRIYSPIVQYLVYGMIAGTFTIFYGGDLNDAAVSAAIGMILKSAITFIQRLDKNVFIVNILCSFVVGMLGVLLVRTGIGHSFDKIAIGNIMLLIPGLALTNSIRDIISGDTIAGLLRLCEAILVALSISFGFGLVSVFVGGMFK from the coding sequence ATGGAATTAAAGAAGGTATTATTTTATACTAAACAAATATTAAGCTCCACGCTTTCCGTAGGAGAACGAACTGGAAGTATCGTGAGGCATGATGTTAAAAAGTATGTCTTCAGATTGTCTAGAAAAACTGAAAGGGTATTAAATGATATGCTTACAAAAGAATTACTAAGCTACATATTGGATATTGGAGAACAAATGCTGGTCAGCGGTGCTGAAGTAAATCGCGTGGAGGACTCCATCAGTCGTATCTGCAAAGCATATGATGCAAAGCGGGTGGATGTATTTACTATCACGTCTAGCATCGTCGTATCTCTTCAATCGAGAAGCGGAAATACCCTCACTCAAACCAGGAGGATCTTAAAATACTCAACGGATTTGGATAAGTTGGACAGACTTAATAATCTTTCCCACTATATTTGTGCTCACAAACCTGAGGCAGAATATATTAGAAATGAAATTGAAAAGATCGGTATTAGACGCATATATAGTCCGATTGTCCAATATTTAGTTTATGGTATGATTGCTGGAACATTCACGATTTTCTATGGAGGTGACTTGAATGATGCAGCAGTTTCTGCAGCTATCGGCATGATATTGAAATCAGCGATCACTTTTATCCAAAGATTAGATAAGAATGTTTTTATTGTAAATATACTATGCTCCTTCGTTGTAGGTATGCTGGGGGTTCTGTTAGTTAGAACCGGGATAGGTCATAGCTTCGATAAAATTGCAATCGGAAATATCATGCTGCTGATACCAGGATTGGCTCTCACGAACTCAATAAGGGATATCATAAGCGGAGATACGATAGCAGGACTACTGCGCCTTTGTGAAGCTATTCTTGTAGCTTTGTCCATCTCTTTTGGATTCGGTCTGGTATCAGTTTTTGTTGGAGGTATGTTTAAATGA
- a CDS encoding Lrp/AsnC family transcriptional regulator, whose translation MDSTDYKIMQALLEDGRIPMKELAKRVSLSPPAAAERVKRLEEAGIISGYKAVINYDKLGKNINVLINVDMNVQMAEKFMNFVKTEDLITECHHVTGPYCKIVKARLDNMLSLENLIGKIQAFGNTETFIILSSIEKEIMSSDI comes from the coding sequence ATGGACTCAACGGATTACAAAATCATGCAAGCACTTTTGGAAGACGGTCGAATTCCCATGAAAGAGCTTGCCAAAAGGGTGTCTCTCAGCCCACCTGCAGCAGCGGAAAGAGTGAAGAGACTTGAGGAAGCAGGCATTATTTCTGGTTACAAAGCTGTAATAAACTATGATAAACTGGGCAAGAACATCAATGTACTTATTAATGTTGACATGAATGTTCAGATGGCAGAAAAGTTTATGAATTTCGTTAAGACTGAAGATTTGATTACTGAGTGTCATCATGTAACCGGACCTTATTGTAAAATTGTGAAGGCACGATTGGACAATATGCTTAGCTTGGAAAATCTGATCGGGAAAATACAGGCTTTCGGAAATACTGAGACATTTATAATACTTTCTTCCATTGAAAAAGAAATTATGAGTTCAGATATATAG
- a CDS encoding serine dehydratase subunit alpha family protein, with amino-acid sequence MLTKEVYANYILILKTELIEALGCTEPIAIAYASAKARAVLGKRPERIEIGCSGNIIKNVKGVVVPNTGGLIGIDAAAIAGVVGGDPEKGLQVLESVKSEQYDEIRDLMKKGCCRVYHLKGVENLYIEAKVFSEDGSAEVYIEDSHTNIVKIVKAGKVLFENKRGDENDPKTAGDKSLLNIKDIIGFSESVDLEELRELLTRQITVNTAIAEEGIKNDYGVSVGKTLLKYYGDDVSVRARAKAAAGSDARMSGCSLPVVINSGSGNQGITASIPVIEFARELGVSEEKLFRALIISNLASIHQKAQIGKLSAYCGAVSAAAGSGAGIAYLNGGGYEEISQTIINTIANIGGMVCDGAKPSCAAKISSAIGAAILGYQLSVQGKVFKNGEGLVKDGVEATIESLGRLGKKGMESTDLEIINIMLDK; translated from the coding sequence ATGCTCACAAAAGAGGTTTACGCAAACTATATTTTGATTTTAAAAACCGAGTTGATCGAAGCATTGGGATGTACCGAGCCTATAGCAATCGCCTATGCGTCGGCTAAAGCAAGGGCTGTTTTGGGTAAGCGTCCGGAGAGGATCGAAATTGGGTGCAGCGGAAATATAATAAAAAACGTCAAGGGTGTTGTCGTACCTAACACAGGCGGGCTGATAGGTATTGATGCTGCTGCTATAGCCGGAGTGGTTGGAGGAGATCCGGAAAAAGGTCTTCAGGTATTGGAGAGCGTCAAGAGTGAGCAATACGATGAGATCAGAGATTTAATGAAAAAAGGCTGCTGCAGAGTTTATCATTTAAAGGGAGTAGAAAACCTGTACATCGAAGCCAAGGTCTTTTCAGAGGATGGATCTGCCGAGGTTTACATTGAAGATTCCCATACCAATATTGTTAAAATAGTAAAAGCCGGAAAAGTTCTTTTTGAGAATAAGAGAGGAGATGAAAATGATCCGAAAACAGCCGGTGATAAGTCCCTTCTCAATATAAAAGACATTATCGGATTTTCTGAATCCGTGGATTTAGAAGAGCTGCGTGAGCTGCTTACCAGGCAGATTACCGTAAATACAGCCATTGCTGAGGAAGGTATAAAAAACGATTATGGTGTCAGTGTAGGCAAGACACTCCTGAAATATTACGGTGATGATGTCTCGGTCAGAGCCAGGGCCAAGGCTGCTGCGGGCAGTGATGCCAGAATGAGCGGCTGTTCGCTTCCGGTTGTTATTAACTCAGGCAGCGGAAACCAGGGTATTACCGCGTCTATTCCTGTAATAGAATTTGCCAGGGAATTAGGCGTTAGTGAAGAGAAGCTCTTTAGGGCGTTAATTATCAGCAATCTTGCTTCTATTCATCAAAAGGCTCAGATTGGCAAGCTTTCCGCATACTGCGGAGCTGTGAGCGCTGCGGCCGGAAGCGGCGCAGGGATCGCCTATCTGAATGGAGGGGGCTACGAAGAGATTTCGCAAACAATCATCAATACTATTGCCAATATAGGGGGGATGGTTTGCGATGGCGCCAAACCTTCTTGCGCCGCCAAGATATCCTCTGCTATCGGCGCGGCGATTCTTGGCTATCAGCTTAGCGTACAGGGGAAAGTTTTCAAGAATGGAGAAGGCCTTGTCAAGGATGGAGTCGAGGCAACAATCGAGAGCCTGGGAAGGTTAGGCAAAAAGGGCATGGAAAGCACAGATCTTGAAATCATTAATATCATGCTTGACAAGTAG
- a CDS encoding asparaginase: MKKILFIFTGGTISMKKDEKSNSSIPVMDGEDILRLTPGLENIADMHFLNFGMMPGPHMTPEKMWELSCLISSKLEQGGYDGVVVTHGTDSMEETAFLVDLTYQGTKPVIFVGSMKNSSEPGWDGPSNLIDALCTAVSGEAYNRGVMVVMNKEIHLASQVTKTNTNTLDSFKSKDFGPIGFVDENKVHFYYSYNKREYIPAGRIDSKVDLIKCGCGMDDRLLKFCVDSGTHGIVVEGMGRGNIPPNMVPGIEYALDNNIPVVLVSRCFMGRVMDNYGYAGAGHELTQKGVILGNNLPGQKARIKLMIALSATKDTIEIKSIFEQNYY; the protein is encoded by the coding sequence ATGAAAAAGATACTTTTTATATTTACTGGTGGAACTATTTCGATGAAAAAGGATGAAAAAAGTAATTCATCTATTCCTGTTATGGATGGAGAAGACATTCTTAGGTTAACGCCAGGCCTTGAAAACATTGCAGATATGCATTTCCTCAATTTCGGCATGATGCCGGGCCCGCATATGACGCCGGAGAAAATGTGGGAATTGTCATGTTTGATTAGTAGTAAACTAGAACAGGGTGGTTATGATGGTGTGGTTGTCACCCACGGAACGGATTCCATGGAGGAAACGGCATTTCTTGTAGATCTGACTTATCAAGGCACTAAGCCCGTGATTTTCGTAGGTTCTATGAAAAATAGTTCTGAACCTGGGTGGGACGGACCTTCTAATCTTATAGATGCTCTATGTACTGCAGTATCCGGGGAAGCATACAATCGAGGAGTCATGGTAGTAATGAACAAGGAGATACACTTGGCTTCTCAGGTAACAAAAACAAACACAAATACTTTAGACAGTTTTAAAAGCAAAGATTTTGGGCCTATTGGGTTTGTTGATGAAAATAAGGTTCATTTCTATTACAGCTATAATAAAAGAGAATACATACCTGCTGGACGAATTGACAGTAAAGTTGATCTTATCAAGTGTGGTTGCGGAATGGATGACAGATTGTTAAAGTTCTGTGTTGATTCTGGAACCCACGGGATTGTAGTTGAAGGTATGGGCAGGGGCAATATTCCGCCAAATATGGTTCCGGGGATTGAATACGCCTTGGACAATAACATACCGGTTGTTCTGGTATCAAGGTGTTTCATGGGAAGAGTTATGGATAATTACGGTTATGCTGGTGCTGGTCACGAGTTAACTCAAAAAGGTGTCATTTTAGGTAACAATCTTCCCGGGCAAAAAGCTAGAATAAAGTTAATGATTGCCCTGAGCGCGACTAAAGATACAATTGAGATAAAAAGTATTTTTGAACAAAATTATTACTAA
- a CDS encoding ferritin-like domain-containing protein has protein sequence MSEINYEKHKRGKYADPSPYPEVKVLNPNLNYAEILMDDYAGVISEFTAISQYLYHYFLFKQIDKELGDLLENIATTEMLHMEILADTIKKLGGSPVIRGSNSSIHENFWSGKYIYYGSDLCMQLKVDIDAEYKAIAEYEKHIYYINDFHVQAILQRIILDEKVHIHLFTQALQKFCGC, from the coding sequence ATGAGCGAAATCAATTATGAAAAGCATAAAAGAGGCAAATACGCTGACCCATCTCCCTACCCCGAGGTGAAAGTTCTTAACCCTAATCTCAATTATGCTGAAATATTAATGGATGACTATGCTGGGGTAATCAGTGAGTTTACTGCCATTAGCCAATATCTTTATCATTATTTCTTATTTAAACAAATTGATAAGGAGCTTGGAGATTTACTAGAAAATATAGCAACAACTGAAATGCTGCACATGGAAATCTTAGCAGATACAATAAAAAAACTTGGGGGAAGTCCAGTAATAAGAGGCTCCAATAGTTCTATACATGAAAATTTTTGGTCGGGAAAATACATTTATTATGGATCTGATCTTTGTATGCAATTAAAAGTAGACATTGATGCAGAATACAAAGCAATTGCAGAATACGAAAAACATATTTACTACATTAATGATTTTCATGTACAGGCAATACTCCAGCGAATCATACTTGATGAAAAAGTTCATATCCATCTCTTTACTCAAGCCCTTCAAAAATTTTGTGGCTGTTGA
- a CDS encoding threonine/serine exporter family protein translates to MIHAFQIILAFMGSLGFSILFNIKGRKIWYAALGGMLAWVIYLLGGLWLSGEMTQYFVSAIIVTFYSEICARIEKTPATTFLTAAIIPLVPGRALYYTMSYVINNKFVEFTDYGSYTVSIAVAIAAGIMVASSLSRVVFALRSYEYRHHSM, encoded by the coding sequence ATGATCCATGCATTTCAAATCATTTTGGCTTTTATGGGTTCACTTGGTTTTTCGATTCTATTCAATATTAAAGGCAGGAAAATATGGTATGCTGCTTTAGGTGGTATGTTAGCATGGGTGATATACTTACTGGGTGGTCTCTGGCTAAGCGGCGAAATGACGCAGTACTTCGTATCGGCTATCATAGTGACCTTTTACTCGGAGATATGCGCCCGAATCGAGAAAACGCCTGCTACTACTTTTTTAACAGCAGCTATTATACCATTAGTTCCTGGTCGGGCCTTATACTACACAATGAGTTATGTGATCAATAATAAGTTTGTAGAGTTTACCGATTATGGCTCTTATACGGTTAGTATTGCAGTGGCCATAGCAGCCGGCATTATGGTCGCATCTTCGCTGTCCAGAGTTGTTTTTGCATTACGCTCTTATGAATACCGTCATCATTCAATGTAA
- a CDS encoding toxin-antitoxin system HicB family antitoxin, with translation MGKDLEYYLNLEYEIKLKKLSQEEGGGWFAEIPLLPGCMSDGESLEEAVENLGNAKREWIEASFELGRAIPEPTAEEFSGQLRVRMPKTLHRTLSQMAKDENVSLNQLIIHQLSKGIGYRL, from the coding sequence ATGGGTAAAGATCTAGAATATTACCTCAACCTAGAATATGAAATTAAACTTAAGAAACTTTCCCAAGAAGAAGGTGGCGGTTGGTTTGCTGAAATACCTTTACTTCCTGGTTGTATGTCAGACGGCGAATCCTTAGAAGAAGCAGTCGAAAATCTAGGCAATGCAAAAAGGGAATGGATTGAGGCGAGCTTTGAATTAGGAAGAGCAATTCCTGAACCCACAGCTGAAGAATTTTCGGGACAATTGAGAGTTAGGATGCCTAAAACATTACATCGTACTCTTTCACAAATGGCTAAAGACGAAAATGTAAGTTTAAATCAGCTAATAATTCATCAATTATCTAAAGGTATTGGATATAGATTATAA